The genomic region GCCGACGCCGACTACATCCACGGGGTCGTGCGCCTGCAGCGCCGCCTCGAGGTCGCCGGCCGGGCCCTGTTCTACCTGCCGCCCGCCTGGCCGCTGGCCGTGGCGGCCCTGAGCGTCTCGAAGATCCTCGACAACATGGAGATCGGCCACAACGTCATGCACGGCCAGTACGACTGGATGGGCGAGCCCGGCCTGAGCTCGCGGATGTACGAGTGGGACAACGTGTGCCCCTCCGAGCAGTGGCGCTACTCCCACAACTACATCCACCACACCTTCACCAACGTGCTCGGCAAGGACCGCGACATCGGCTACGGCATCCTGCGCATGGACGAGGACCAGCCCTGGCACCCCTACTACCTCGGCAACCCCGTCTACGCGTTCCTGCTGATGGTCTTCTTCGAGTGGGGCGTGGCGATGCACGACCTGGAGGTCGAGAACATCGTGGCCGGCCGCCGCTCCCTGGCCGACAACAAGGCCCTGCACGCGGGGATCATGCGCAAGGTGCGCCGCCAGGCGCTCAAGGACTACGTGCTCTTCCCGGCCCTGACGGGACCGTT from Nocardioides salarius harbors:
- a CDS encoding fatty acid desaturase family protein, producing MTSTTTSSPRLTPVQLDALGAEMDAIRQRVLADLGEADADYIHGVVRLQRRLEVAGRALFYLPPAWPLAVAALSVSKILDNMEIGHNVMHGQYDWMGEPGLSSRMYEWDNVCPSEQWRYSHNYIHHTFTNVLGKDRDIGYGILRMDEDQPWHPYYLGNPVYAFLLMVFFEWGVAMHDLEVENIVAGRRSLADNKALHAGIMRKVRRQALKDYVLFPALTGPFFPLTLAGNATANLVRNVWAFNIIFCGHFPAGVATFSEGECEDESRGHWYYRQLLGSANIDGGSLFHLMTGNLSFQVEHHLFPDLPARRYPEISGEVREICERYGLPYNTGPLGKQLLSVARKICRLALPDRRREQPSQAAEQPAAA